In one window of Rhodanobacter sp. FDAARGOS 1247 DNA:
- a CDS encoding type II secretion system F family protein, with product MATATATNIDKARALGAQRAEVSKLTTYEWVALDKRGKRMKGDMPAKNASLVKAELRRQGMNPQTVRERSKPLFGSSGSSVKPGDVAVFSRQIATMMASGVPMVQAFDIIADGQKNVRFKNILLDVKQNIEGGASLHEALGRYPVQFDELYCNLVHAGEASGVLDTVLDTVATYKERTEAIKKKIKKALFYPMMVLAVVFLVMLIMLLFVVPVFSKTFQDAGADLPAPTQVLVNMSEFMQSYWWLVIGSIIGSIVAIVFAKKRSLKFAHFLDRLSLKLPVMGNIVRNSAIARFSRTLGVTFRAGVPLVEALEAVAGATGSIVYGDAVRQMRDDISVGHQLQLAMKQTGLFPNMVVQMTAIGEESGALDNMLFKVAEFYEEEVENAVDTLSTLLEPIIMVVLGGIVGGMVVALYLPIFKLAGTV from the coding sequence GACATGCCGGCGAAGAACGCCTCGCTGGTGAAGGCCGAACTGCGCCGCCAGGGCATGAACCCGCAGACCGTGCGCGAGCGCTCCAAGCCCCTGTTCGGTTCCTCCGGCAGCTCGGTGAAGCCGGGCGACGTGGCCGTCTTCAGCCGCCAGATCGCCACCATGATGGCGTCCGGCGTGCCGATGGTGCAGGCCTTCGACATCATCGCCGATGGCCAGAAGAACGTCCGCTTCAAGAACATCCTGCTGGACGTGAAGCAGAACATCGAGGGCGGCGCGTCCCTGCATGAAGCGCTGGGCCGCTACCCGGTGCAGTTCGACGAGCTCTACTGCAACCTGGTCCACGCCGGCGAAGCCTCCGGCGTGCTGGACACCGTGCTGGACACCGTGGCGACCTACAAGGAGCGCACCGAGGCGATCAAGAAGAAGATCAAGAAGGCGCTGTTCTACCCGATGATGGTGCTGGCCGTGGTGTTCCTGGTCATGCTGATCATGCTGCTGTTCGTGGTGCCGGTGTTCTCCAAGACCTTCCAGGATGCCGGTGCCGACCTGCCCGCGCCGACCCAGGTGCTGGTGAACATGTCGGAGTTCATGCAGAGCTACTGGTGGCTGGTGATCGGCAGCATCATCGGCAGCATCGTGGCGATCGTCTTCGCCAAGAAGCGCTCGCTGAAATTCGCCCACTTCCTGGACCGGCTGTCGCTGAAGTTGCCAGTGATGGGCAATATCGTGCGCAACTCGGCGATCGCCCGCTTCTCGCGCACGCTGGGCGTGACCTTCCGCGCCGGCGTGCCCCTGGTCGAGGCGCTGGAGGCTGTGGCTGGCGCCACTGGCAGTATCGTCTACGGCGACGCGGTCAGGCAGATGCGCGACGACATCTCGGTCGGTCATCAGCTGCAGCTGGCGATGAAGCAGACCGGCCTGTTTCCGAACATGGTGGTGCAGATGACCGCCATCGGCGAAGAATCCGGCGCACTGGACAACATGCTGTTCAAGGTGGCCGAGTTCTACGAGGAAGAAGTGGAGAACGCGGTCGACACCCTGTCCACCCTGCTCGAGCCGATCATCATGGTGGTGCTGGGCGGTATCGTGGGCGGCATGGTGGTGGCGCTGTACTTGCCGATCTTCAAGCTCGCCGGTACGGTCTGA